In Herbinix luporum, a single window of DNA contains:
- the rbfA gene encoding 30S ribosome-binding factor RbfA, whose amino-acid sequence MRKNSIKNTRINGEVKKELSNLISREIKDPRIHPMTSVIDVYVAPDLKTAKVYISVMGDEESKKETYQGLKSAASFIRGQLAKNLNLRNTPELTFIIDDSIEYGVKMSKLIDEVNSQSANHDIEDNAEENVTE is encoded by the coding sequence ATGAGGAAAAACAGCATTAAAAACACCAGAATAAATGGAGAAGTAAAAAAAGAGCTAAGCAATTTAATCAGCAGGGAGATTAAGGATCCTAGAATTCATCCTATGACTTCAGTCATTGACGTATATGTAGCACCGGATTTAAAGACTGCTAAGGTATATATAAGTGTTATGGGAGATGAGGAATCTAAAAAAGAAACCTATCAAGGATTAAAAAGTGCGGCATCCTTCATCCGTGGCCAATTAGCAAAAAATCTAAACTTACGTAACACACCGGAACTTACCTTTATCATTGATGACTCCATAGAATATGGTGTGAAAATGTCAAAATTAATTGATGAGGTAAATTCTCAATCCGCTAATCATGACATAGAAGATAATGCTGAAGAAAATGTAACTGAGTAA
- the rpsO gene encoding 30S ribosomal protein S15, which translates to MISKERKAEIIKEFGRTPNDTGSPEVQIALLTERISQLTEHLKANKKDHHSRRGLLKMVGQRRGLLEYLKKTDIEGYRSLIERLGLRK; encoded by the coding sequence ATGATTAGCAAAGAAAGAAAAGCAGAAATTATTAAAGAATTTGGCAGAACACCCAATGACACAGGTTCACCAGAGGTTCAAATTGCCTTATTAACTGAAAGAATTTCTCAGTTAACCGAGCATTTGAAAGCCAATAAGAAGGATCATCATTCAAGAAGAGGACTTCTTAAAATGGTTGGACAAAGAAGAGGTTTACTGGAGTATCTTAAGAAAACCGATATTGAAGGTTATCGTAGTTTAATTGAACGTTTAGGTTTAAGAAAATAA
- a CDS encoding polyribonucleotide nucleotidyltransferase, with the protein MYKSYSMELAGRTLTVEIGRVAGQANGAALMHYGDTVVLSTATASDKPREGIDFFPLSVEYEEKLYAVGKIPGGFIKREGKPTENAILTSRVIDRPMRPLFPKDYRNDVTLDNLVLCVDQDCSPELTAMLGSSIATCISDIPFNGPIASTMVGLVDGEFVFNPTSAQREKSDMALTVASTRDKVIMIEAGANEIPEDKMIEAIYAAHDLNKTIIEFFDKIVADCGKPKHDYVKFEIPEDLYEDMVNFITPEGMEQAVFTDEKQVREANLKEITEKLTARYEEEHPEWIPLLGEAIYKFQKNTVRKMILRDKKRPDGRKAEEIRKLSAEIDILPRTHGSGMFTRGQTQVLTVTTLGALAETQRLDGIDENETVKRYMHHYNFPSYSVGETRPSRGPGRREIGHGALAEKALVPVLPSEEEFPYAIRTVSEVLESNGSTSQGSICASTLSLMSAGVPIKAMVAGISVGLVTGDSDDDYIILTDIQGLEDFFGDMDFKVAGTHKGITAIQMDIKINGLTREIIEKAIYRTREARLYILDEVMAPVISEPRPEVGPYSPKIVQIKIDPAKIGDVVGQRGKTINAIIEQTGVKIDITDDGAVSICGLDKESIDKAAKMIQMIVTDFEEGKVYEGKVISIKDFGAFIEFAPGKEGLVHISKISKKRIEHVEEVLTLGDKVKVVCLGQDKMGRVSFSIKDVKDN; encoded by the coding sequence ATGTATAAAAGTTATTCAATGGAACTTGCCGGTAGAACTCTTACTGTAGAGATAGGCAGAGTTGCCGGACAGGCTAATGGAGCTGCTTTAATGCATTACGGTGATACCGTTGTACTATCAACTGCAACAGCATCCGATAAGCCTAGAGAAGGGATTGATTTCTTTCCCTTAAGTGTTGAGTATGAGGAGAAGCTATATGCCGTAGGTAAAATTCCCGGAGGCTTTATTAAGAGGGAAGGAAAGCCTACAGAGAATGCTATACTTACCTCCCGTGTTATCGACCGTCCCATGAGACCTTTATTTCCAAAAGATTATAGGAACGATGTAACTTTAGATAACCTGGTTCTTTGTGTTGACCAGGATTGCTCACCGGAGCTTACAGCCATGCTTGGATCATCAATTGCTACCTGTATTTCTGATATTCCCTTTAATGGACCGATTGCCTCAACTATGGTTGGATTAGTTGACGGAGAATTTGTATTTAATCCCACATCGGCACAAAGGGAGAAGTCCGATATGGCTCTTACAGTGGCTTCCACTAGAGATAAAGTGATTATGATAGAAGCAGGGGCCAATGAAATTCCTGAGGATAAGATGATTGAGGCTATATATGCAGCCCATGATCTTAATAAGACTATTATAGAATTTTTTGATAAGATTGTGGCAGATTGCGGTAAGCCAAAACATGATTATGTTAAGTTCGAGATACCTGAGGATTTATATGAGGATATGGTGAATTTTATAACTCCTGAAGGTATGGAGCAGGCTGTATTTACAGATGAAAAGCAAGTAAGAGAAGCCAATCTTAAGGAAATTACAGAAAAGTTAACAGCCCGTTATGAAGAGGAGCATCCTGAATGGATACCTTTACTTGGTGAGGCTATATATAAGTTCCAGAAAAATACCGTTCGTAAGATGATTTTAAGGGATAAGAAGCGTCCTGATGGAAGAAAGGCCGAAGAAATTAGAAAGTTATCTGCGGAGATTGATATTCTTCCTAGGACCCATGGTTCAGGTATGTTTACCCGTGGCCAGACCCAGGTACTTACAGTTACTACCTTAGGGGCTTTGGCTGAAACCCAAAGACTAGACGGTATTGATGAAAATGAGACAGTAAAACGTTATATGCATCATTATAATTTTCCTTCCTATTCCGTAGGTGAAACAAGACCTTCAAGAGGTCCCGGAAGACGTGAAATCGGTCACGGTGCATTGGCTGAAAAGGCATTGGTGCCTGTACTTCCTTCAGAAGAAGAATTTCCTTATGCTATCCGTACCGTATCAGAGGTATTAGAGTCTAACGGCTCAACATCCCAGGGAAGTATCTGTGCTTCCACCCTGTCACTTATGTCTGCCGGGGTGCCAATTAAGGCAATGGTTGCCGGTATATCTGTAGGCTTAGTTACAGGAGATTCTGATGATGATTATATAATTCTTACAGATATTCAAGGTCTAGAGGACTTCTTTGGAGATATGGACTTTAAGGTTGCAGGTACCCATAAAGGTATTACTGCAATACAGATGGATATAAAGATTAACGGCTTAACTAGGGAAATAATAGAAAAAGCTATTTATAGAACTAGGGAAGCTAGATTATATATTTTAGATGAGGTTATGGCTCCTGTTATTTCTGAGCCAAGGCCTGAGGTTGGACCTTATTCACCAAAAATTGTACAGATTAAGATAGATCCTGCCAAGATTGGTGATGTAGTGGGTCAAAGAGGTAAGACTATTAACGCAATAATCGAGCAGACCGGAGTAAAAATTGATATAACAGATGATGGTGCTGTGTCTATCTGTGGTTTAGATAAGGAGAGCATTGATAAAGCTGCTAAGATGATACAAATGATAGTAACTGATTTTGAAGAGGGTAAGGTTTACGAAGGTAAAGTTATTAGTATCAAGGATTTCGGTGCCTTCATAGAATTTGCTCCCGGTAAAGAAGGTTTAGTTCATATATCAAAAATCTCTAAAAAGAGAATTGAACATGTGGAAGAGGTCTTAACCTTAGGAGATAAGGTAAAGGTTGTTTGCTTAGGACAGGATAAGATGGGAAGAGTATCCTTTAGTATTAAGGATGTAAAAGATAACTAA
- the truB gene encoding tRNA pseudouridine(55) synthase TruB, with protein MINGIININKEKGYTSHDVVAKMRGILKMKKIGHTGTLDPEAEGVLPVCIGKATKVVDLIVDKDKTYEAVLKLGIVTDTQDMTGNIIRTSVVDVDLSRIKEVAESFIGGYEQLPPMYSAVKVNGKRLYELARLGKEIERKPRKVNIHNIEIIDYNPQEHEVKLIIACGKGTYIRTLLHDIGEILGCGGVMMSLLRTRVGEFTIVNSLSLDQVEEYVRAGSIQEHIVLIEDIFSSYPKVIVDSRFSKLIYNGNHFFENHVSSAEDFPSKSSNVFVRVYDSQGHFIGIYKYEWEKKRFSVEKMFL; from the coding sequence TTGATAAACGGAATTATAAATATAAATAAGGAAAAAGGATATACCTCTCATGATGTTGTTGCAAAAATGAGAGGTATCTTAAAAATGAAGAAAATTGGACATACAGGTACCTTAGATCCTGAAGCTGAAGGTGTACTACCTGTATGTATCGGTAAGGCAACAAAAGTCGTAGATTTAATTGTAGATAAGGATAAGACTTATGAAGCTGTCCTTAAGCTAGGCATAGTAACCGACACCCAGGATATGACAGGAAATATTATTAGGACTTCTGTTGTGGATGTGGATTTATCCAGGATAAAAGAGGTGGCAGAAAGTTTTATTGGCGGGTATGAACAGCTTCCCCCTATGTATTCTGCAGTAAAGGTAAATGGAAAAAGACTTTATGAACTGGCAAGATTGGGAAAAGAAATAGAACGTAAACCCAGGAAGGTTAACATTCACAATATAGAGATTATAGATTATAATCCTCAAGAACATGAGGTGAAATTAATTATAGCTTGTGGTAAAGGTACTTATATTCGCACCCTTCTTCATGATATAGGTGAAATATTGGGCTGCGGAGGAGTGATGATGAGCCTACTTAGAACCAGGGTAGGCGAATTTACCATTGTAAATTCTTTAAGTCTTGACCAGGTGGAGGAATATGTCCGAGCAGGATCTATCCAAGAACATATAGTATTGATAGAAGATATTTTTTCATCTTACCCAAAGGTAATAGTGGATAGTCGTTTTAGCAAATTAATATATAATGGGAACCATTTTTTTGAAAATCATGTATCAAGCGCAGAGGATTTTCCCAGCAAAAGTTCAAATGTTTTTGTTAGGGTATATGATTCTCAGGGACATTTTATAGGCATATACAAATATGAATGGGAGAAAAAAAGATTCTCTGTTGAAAAAATGTTCCTATAG
- a CDS encoding DHH family phosphoesterase, with product MSIINLENITKELIAAKKIAIAGHIRPDGDCIGSCTALYLYLMNNCHELGIEQVDVYLEPFGEEFNILPGTDKIRHSYDYDESYDLFISLDSSSLDRIGNAIRYFNSAKRKISIDHHITNENYADVNHVVANASSTCEVLYNLMNEDKINEDIAMCLYVGIIHDTGIFRHSSTSDKTMEIAAALIRKGINFTRLIDETFIQKTYTQLQVLGRCLTESVLLLEGKIIVSHISKKTIDFYGLAYTDLNGIIDQLRTAKNTEVAVFIYETDFNEHKVSLRSNGIVDVSKIAHLFGGGGHVKAAGYSMVGTVDDVIIKLLPQIKAQLT from the coding sequence ATGAGCATTATTAATTTAGAAAATATAACAAAGGAATTAATTGCTGCAAAAAAAATTGCAATTGCCGGCCATATTCGACCGGACGGCGATTGCATCGGTTCCTGCACGGCATTATATCTATATTTAATGAATAATTGCCATGAGCTGGGGATAGAGCAGGTGGATGTTTATCTAGAACCCTTTGGAGAGGAATTTAATATTCTTCCCGGTACAGATAAAATCAGACACAGCTATGATTATGATGAGTCTTACGATTTATTCATTTCCCTAGATAGCAGTAGTTTAGATCGTATAGGAAATGCAATCCGGTATTTTAATTCAGCCAAGAGAAAAATCTCCATAGATCATCATATTACCAATGAAAATTATGCAGATGTTAATCATGTGGTGGCAAATGCTTCTTCTACTTGTGAAGTTTTATATAATTTAATGAATGAAGATAAGATAAACGAAGATATTGCAATGTGTCTATATGTTGGCATAATACATGATACAGGAATATTTAGACATAGCAGCACCTCAGATAAGACAATGGAAATTGCTGCAGCCTTGATTAGGAAAGGTATAAACTTTACAAGACTAATTGATGAAACTTTTATCCAAAAGACTTATACCCAGCTGCAGGTATTAGGTAGGTGTCTTACGGAAAGTGTACTTTTATTAGAGGGTAAGATTATTGTTTCTCATATAAGCAAAAAGACCATTGATTTTTATGGGCTGGCTTATACAGATTTAAATGGAATAATAGATCAGCTTCGTACTGCTAAAAACACTGAGGTGGCTGTATTTATTTACGAGACGGATTTTAATGAACATAAGGTAAGCTTAAGATCCAATGGCATAGTGGATGTCAGTAAGATTGCACATTTATTTGGTGGCGGTGGACATGTAAAGGCTGCAGGCTACAGCATGGTAGGCACCGTTGATGATGTAATTATTAAACTGCTTCCACAAATCAAGGCACAATTAACTTAA
- a CDS encoding bifunctional riboflavin kinase/FAD synthetase, translating to MKYISENIDFNIKNSAVTLGKFDGLHQGHQILIDKVLSLKEEGYTSVMFTFLYHPYNLFSDNEIKLIFTEDEKKHILSQSGLDVLISYPFSHDTKNIEPEDFIKNILVEKLDAKLIVVGNDFRFGRNRRGDINMLKAMEDIYGFKVISFEKKRWEDTIISSSVIRNELQRGHMERVNNLLGRTYFIRGKVLDGRKIGRTIGMPTTNLLPPSNKLLPPCGVYTSRTIIDGVSYPGMTNIGYKPTVGKEKEKGVETYIFDFSKDLYGKEIDVELLEYVRPEIKFDSIEELKVKMEEDLTFGRKFFNI from the coding sequence ATGAAATATATATCAGAAAATATAGATTTTAATATAAAAAATAGTGCAGTTACCTTAGGTAAATTTGACGGACTTCATCAGGGACACCAAATCTTAATTGATAAGGTTTTGTCCCTAAAAGAAGAAGGCTATACATCAGTAATGTTTACTTTTTTATACCATCCATATAATCTTTTTTCAGATAATGAGATCAAATTGATTTTCACTGAGGATGAAAAAAAACATATACTTTCCCAAAGTGGTTTGGATGTTTTAATATCATATCCCTTTTCCCATGATACAAAAAATATTGAACCGGAAGATTTTATCAAGAATATACTTGTTGAAAAACTAGATGCTAAGCTAATAGTTGTAGGTAATGATTTTAGATTCGGCCGTAACCGAAGGGGAGATATTAATATGCTTAAGGCTATGGAAGATATCTATGGCTTTAAAGTTATATCTTTTGAAAAAAAACGATGGGAAGATACCATCATTAGCAGTTCTGTTATAAGAAATGAATTACAAAGGGGCCATATGGAAAGGGTAAATAACTTACTTGGCCGTACCTATTTTATACGGGGTAAGGTTCTTGACGGTAGAAAAATAGGAAGAACCATTGGAATGCCTACTACTAACTTACTTCCTCCATCAAATAAGCTGCTCCCGCCCTGCGGTGTTTATACCTCAAGGACTATTATAGATGGAGTGTCTTACCCAGGCATGACCAATATAGGTTATAAGCCCACTGTGGGAAAAGAGAAGGAAAAAGGTGTGGAAACCTATATTTTTGATTTTAGCAAAGATTTATACGGTAAGGAAATTGATGTTGAACTTCTTGAATATGTAAGACCTGAGATAAAGTTTGATAGTATAGAAGAATTAAAAGTTAAGATGGAGGAGGATTTAACTTTCGGCAGAAAGTTTTTTAATATTTAG
- the infB gene encoding translation initiation factor IF-2 — translation MAKMKVFELKNLINEQIHGNIESKDIQKFLEEKLGIKKTHSSNLEDHEVKAVKEHFIPSAKKTSETPAINNVRTASHNIEMGQELAGSQPKETQGKQTEPTTAARPAGQARGQGQIQNTQARPQGQTPRGQRPRGQRPRGQMSSQNANAQGHSAQSARPQGAANRSQKQANQQPSGQKSQARPQGQQGQQGRVQQQSGRRYADNNQRPANRQGSGQRAGYNTRPNETYKKDQEGRQSYANRNKRSTGSRNANDRKNFDQQILEQKVAEKNDFSNKRNRDRMNKDKMYKDKALLHDEEEKNISKLTPKKGQFIKPKPVEEVKEEIKVITLPEVLTIKELADKMKISGATLIKKLFLEGKVVTINQEITFEEAEEIAIEYDIICEKEVKVNEVEELLKEEEEDPATMVKRPPVVCVMGHVDHGKTSLLDAIRHANVTSKEAGGITQHIGAYMVEVNGEKITFLDTPGHEAFTSMRMRGAQATDIAILVVAADDGVMPQTVEAISHAKAAGVQIIVAINKIDKPSANVERVKQELTEYELIAEDWGGDTIFVPVSAHTKEGIDQLLEMILLTAEMEELKANPNRMARGLVIEAELDKGRGPVATILVQKGTLHVGDNIAVGSSYGKVRAMIDDRGRRVKEATPSTPVEILGLNSVPDVGEIFLSTESEKEARNIAEAFINQSKEKLIADTKAKLSLDGLFSQIQAGNIKELNLIIKADVQGSVEAMKQSLLKLSNEEVAVRVIHGGVGAINESDVILASTSNAIIIGFNVKPDNMAKERADHEKVDIKLYRVIYTAINDVEAAMKGLLDPVYEEKVIGHAEIRQTFKASGIGTIGGAYVLDGKIVRGCKVRIYRDNKLYHEGNLASLKRFQDDVKEVAAGYECGLVFEKFNDIKVDDKVEFYVMEEVPR, via the coding sequence ATGGCAAAGATGAAAGTATTTGAATTAAAAAATCTAATAAATGAACAAATTCATGGTAATATCGAGAGTAAGGATATACAAAAATTCCTGGAGGAAAAATTGGGTATAAAAAAGACCCATAGCAGTAATCTTGAGGACCATGAAGTAAAAGCTGTTAAGGAACATTTTATTCCTTCGGCTAAGAAAACTTCCGAAACTCCTGCAATTAATAATGTGCGTACTGCAAGTCATAACATTGAAATGGGTCAGGAGCTTGCGGGAAGTCAACCTAAGGAGACACAAGGCAAGCAGACGGAGCCTACGACCGCAGCAAGACCTGCAGGCCAGGCAAGGGGCCAAGGTCAGATACAAAATACCCAGGCAAGGCCTCAAGGTCAGACGCCAAGAGGTCAAAGGCCAAGAGGGCAAAGACCAAGAGGTCAGATGTCCTCTCAAAATGCAAATGCTCAAGGACATTCTGCACAGTCAGCAAGACCGCAAGGAGCGGCAAACAGAAGTCAAAAACAAGCTAATCAGCAGCCAAGCGGACAAAAATCCCAAGCAAGACCACAGGGGCAACAGGGTCAGCAGGGACGCGTGCAGCAACAAAGTGGCAGAAGATATGCTGATAATAATCAAAGACCGGCAAATAGACAGGGCAGTGGTCAAAGAGCCGGATATAATACAAGACCTAATGAAACTTATAAAAAAGATCAAGAGGGTAGACAGTCATATGCAAATAGAAATAAGAGAAGTACAGGTTCTAGAAATGCCAATGACAGAAAGAATTTTGATCAGCAAATATTAGAACAAAAAGTAGCAGAGAAAAATGATTTTAGTAACAAAAGAAATAGGGACAGAATGAACAAGGATAAGATGTATAAAGATAAGGCTTTATTGCACGATGAGGAAGAAAAGAACATAAGCAAACTTACTCCTAAAAAGGGACAATTTATTAAGCCGAAGCCGGTTGAAGAAGTGAAGGAAGAAATTAAGGTAATTACTCTTCCTGAGGTTCTGACAATTAAGGAACTGGCAGATAAGATGAAAATATCTGGAGCTACTTTGATAAAGAAGTTATTCCTTGAAGGTAAAGTAGTTACCATTAATCAAGAAATAACATTTGAAGAGGCAGAGGAAATAGCCATAGAATATGATATAATATGTGAAAAAGAAGTTAAGGTTAATGAAGTTGAGGAATTGTTAAAGGAAGAGGAAGAAGATCCTGCAACTATGGTAAAGCGACCTCCTGTTGTTTGTGTTATGGGTCATGTTGACCATGGTAAGACCTCACTTCTTGATGCAATCAGGCATGCCAATGTAACCTCAAAAGAGGCGGGAGGAATTACCCAACATATCGGTGCTTACATGGTTGAAGTTAACGGTGAGAAGATTACATTCTTGGATACACCGGGCCATGAGGCTTTTACTTCCATGCGTATGAGAGGTGCTCAGGCTACAGATATAGCAATCTTAGTGGTTGCGGCAGATGATGGTGTAATGCCTCAGACAGTAGAGGCTATTAGCCATGCTAAAGCAGCAGGTGTTCAAATAATAGTTGCAATCAATAAAATAGATAAGCCCAGTGCTAATGTAGAGAGAGTAAAACAAGAGCTTACTGAATATGAATTAATAGCAGAAGATTGGGGCGGAGATACAATATTTGTTCCTGTTTCAGCCCATACTAAAGAAGGAATTGATCAGCTACTTGAAATGATTCTTCTGACTGCCGAGATGGAAGAGTTGAAGGCAAATCCCAATCGTATGGCCAGGGGTCTTGTTATTGAAGCAGAACTGGATAAAGGAAGGGGTCCTGTAGCTACTATCTTAGTGCAGAAGGGAACTTTGCATGTGGGTGACAATATTGCTGTAGGTTCCTCTTATGGTAAGGTTCGTGCTATGATAGATGATAGGGGCAGAAGAGTTAAAGAAGCAACTCCTTCTACACCTGTAGAAATATTAGGATTAAACTCAGTTCCTGATGTGGGAGAGATTTTCCTATCAACCGAAAGCGAAAAGGAAGCAAGAAATATTGCGGAAGCATTTATTAACCAGAGCAAGGAGAAATTGATTGCCGATACTAAAGCAAAGTTATCCCTAGACGGACTCTTTTCACAAATTCAAGCAGGCAATATTAAAGAACTAAATCTTATTATCAAGGCCGATGTACAAGGTTCAGTAGAGGCCATGAAGCAAAGTCTGCTGAAGTTGAGCAATGAAGAAGTTGCTGTAAGGGTTATTCATGGCGGTGTTGGTGCCATAAATGAATCTGACGTTATACTGGCTAGCACATCCAATGCTATTATCATCGGTTTTAACGTAAAACCCGATAATATGGCTAAGGAAAGAGCAGATCATGAAAAAGTAGATATAAAATTATATCGTGTTATATATACTGCAATTAATGACGTAGAAGCAGCCATGAAGGGTCTCTTAGATCCTGTATATGAGGAAAAAGTAATTGGCCATGCAGAGATTCGTCAAACATTTAAAGCTTCAGGAATAGGTACTATCGGAGGAGCTTATGTTTTAGACGGTAAAATCGTAAGGGGCTGCAAAGTTCGTATATACAGAGATAATAAGCTATATCATGAGGGTAACTTAGCTTCACTTAAGAGATTCCAAGATGATGTGAAAGAGGTTGCTGCAGGTTACGAATGCGGTTTGGTATTTGAGAAATTCAACGATATTAAGGTTGATGATAAAGTAGAATTTTATGTAATGGAAGAAGTGCCCAGATAA
- a CDS encoding zinc ribbon domain-containing protein has protein sequence MEKVLEKKNFGIPVTILTVFAYLIGYSLTRNLTGTLLVAFLFAALVFTFQFDNKVKNAVKYSYIIAVIMHLIYLVFDLFEVFISIVFGGKFTGLNSLDIYDYNEFRRVLSFLYTYGLLIVNGLVIVIFGILILKALLRNDVKIDFIDDIFAPKQPKPPVKPRPAKGQSPMHSKPVQTKPPVQPSVQAPRQVNDQTSMDTKPVQAQEVIRPQESEEDQVPVQTQTADQPQTPLKHNPERCSNCGRVNHKGAIYCASCGSKLIN, from the coding sequence TTGGAAAAGGTACTTGAAAAGAAGAATTTTGGAATACCAGTTACAATTCTTACAGTATTTGCTTATCTTATAGGGTATTCTTTAACTAGAAACTTGACCGGTACACTATTAGTAGCATTCTTATTTGCTGCACTTGTGTTTACATTCCAGTTCGACAATAAAGTAAAAAATGCCGTAAAATATTCTTATATTATTGCAGTAATTATGCACTTGATATATCTAGTTTTTGATTTATTTGAGGTATTTATATCTATAGTTTTTGGAGGTAAATTTACCGGTTTAAATTCACTTGATATTTATGACTATAATGAATTTAGAAGAGTTCTAAGTTTTTTATATACTTATGGATTACTTATAGTTAATGGGCTTGTAATTGTAATCTTTGGTATATTAATTTTGAAGGCCCTTCTAAGAAATGATGTAAAGATTGACTTTATCGATGATATTTTTGCACCAAAACAGCCTAAACCGCCGGTAAAGCCTAGACCGGCAAAAGGACAAAGTCCTATGCATTCAAAACCAGTACAAACTAAACCACCGGTACAGCCATCGGTACAGGCTCCTAGGCAGGTAAATGATCAAACTTCCATGGATACTAAACCTGTTCAAGCTCAAGAAGTAATCCGGCCTCAGGAATCAGAAGAAGATCAAGTACCTGTGCAAACTCAGACTGCAGACCAGCCTCAAACACCCTTAAAGCATAATCCAGAAAGATGTTCTAATTGTGGTAGGGTAAACCATAAGGGAGCTATATACTGTGCTTCTTGCGGATCAAAATTAATAAATTAA
- a CDS encoding MATE family efflux transporter, translating to MKQFKIILNDKVFLKKTLAITIPIVLQNLLNNLVNLVDTLMIGKLGETSIAAVGLANKLFFVFSLLMFGVSSGSSILAAQYWGKGELLSIKRVLRISLLFGVGGSLIFAIPGFLFPETIMGIFTHLPQTISEGAKYLIIIVFSYPLTAITMCYVSILRSMNYVRLPVIITSISILVNVFFNYAMIYGNFGFPKMGVVGAALATLIARIVECASLLLLVYTHKAGDGKLGDFIHLKYDKVKEGGAAFINKLFMSKYLSTAAPVIANEFMWGLGVTMYSLVYGRMGDAATAAITITNTVEQVALVFFFGLCHASSVMLGNELGSDRLDKAEEYAKNFIAIMFVLSIVGAIIVFFIKNPVVSLFDVSDEVLEYVKLCITVFALYMPVRLLNTLFIVAILRSGGDTKAALFLDITSVWFIGIPMAVLGGLVLKLPIYTVYAMILIEEIYKLVLSYIRYRQKKWLRNIVA from the coding sequence ATGAAACAATTTAAAATTATCTTAAATGACAAAGTGTTTCTTAAAAAAACATTAGCAATCACTATACCTATAGTATTACAAAATCTACTGAACAATTTGGTGAATCTGGTAGATACCTTGATGATTGGAAAGTTGGGAGAGACCAGTATAGCAGCCGTAGGTCTTGCTAATAAATTGTTCTTTGTCTTTTCATTACTTATGTTTGGAGTCAGCAGCGGCTCTAGTATTTTAGCAGCCCAGTATTGGGGAAAAGGAGAACTTTTAAGTATAAAAAGGGTACTTAGGATTTCCTTGTTATTTGGTGTAGGAGGATCACTGATTTTTGCCATACCCGGTTTTTTATTTCCAGAAACTATTATGGGTATTTTTACACACCTTCCCCAAACTATATCTGAAGGTGCAAAATATTTGATAATTATAGTATTTAGTTATCCTTTAACTGCCATTACTATGTGCTATGTGTCAATACTAAGAAGCATGAATTATGTTAGGCTTCCTGTAATTATTACAAGTATATCTATACTGGTAAATGTGTTTTTTAACTATGCCATGATATATGGTAATTTTGGTTTTCCTAAGATGGGGGTTGTCGGTGCAGCCTTAGCCACTTTGATTGCAAGAATTGTAGAGTGCGCCAGCTTACTTCTTCTGGTTTACACCCATAAAGCAGGGGACGGTAAACTGGGAGATTTCATTCATTTAAAATATGACAAGGTAAAAGAAGGTGGGGCTGCTTTTATCAATAAGCTTTTTATGAGCAAATATTTATCTACTGCAGCTCCGGTTATAGCCAATGAATTTATGTGGGGGCTGGGTGTAACTATGTATTCCCTAGTATATGGAAGAATGGGCGATGCTGCCACAGCAGCTATTACCATAACCAATACAGTTGAGCAGGTGGCTTTAGTATTCTTCTTTGGGTTATGCCATGCATCCTCAGTAATGCTTGGTAACGAGCTGGGTTCCGATAGGCTTGATAAAGCAGAAGAGTATGCAAAAAACTTTATAGCCATTATGTTTGTCTTGTCCATAGTAGGAGCAATTATTGTATTCTTTATAAAAAATCCAGTGGTTTCTTTGTTTGATGTATCAGATGAAGTTTTAGAATATGTAAAACTATGTATCACAGTTTTCGCCCTATATATGCCCGTAAGATTACTCAATACTCTGTTTATTGTGGCAATCTTAAGAAGTGGTGGAGATACTAAGGCTGCATTATTCCTTGATATAACTAGTGTATGGTTTATTGGTATACCTATGGCGGTTCTTGGAGGTTTAGTGCTTAAGCTTCCCATTTATACTGTATATGCCATGATATTAATTGAAGAAATATATAAGTTAGTTCTTAGCTATATACGTTATAGGCAGAAGAAATGGCTTAGAAATATCGTTGCATAA